The following coding sequences are from one Epinephelus fuscoguttatus linkage group LG7, E.fuscoguttatus.final_Chr_v1 window:
- the si:ch73-206d17.1 gene encoding tyrosine-protein kinase STYK1 isoform X2 produces MSAAPHDCSNDTSLPMCYEESAGPLAVIIIPSLLALSTLLGVALILCSLHKNKQRHQSTSAHLTNGQQSVSPATAAVSTPKVQAALYPWEIPEECALEGLEFWQTGRHGPICKGLLKKRDGASSAVVVKSLRDGPNRPEAKEFVEWVLFHARVCKHENVVRMLYCQTKRLPMYLVLDAYSPGNLLHFLWTLRNNSNTVDPLLNFSETSVFLVAKQVTAGLDYLMSQHRLVHGDVAARNILIGPGLSARVSGLGTAFGGRRSDPPIRERAAEVPLKWQAPERIMMQLSIDRSDVWSFGILLYELITLGSPPYPDLEPLSVLPKLQGSYRMKRPENCGGPLYDLMKYCWMWSFKDRPAFSAIIKLLEASQHLASTKDICVPEVIDVFEYNRNAGLLS; encoded by the exons ATGTCAGCTGCTCCTCATGACTGCAGCAACGACACCTCGCTCCCCATGTGCT ATGAGGAGTCGGCAGGTCCACTCGCTGTAATCATCATCCCTTCTCTGTTGGCTCTGAGCACACTTTTAGGAGTGGCTTTGATTTTATGCAGTCTCCATAAGAACAAACAGAGACATCAGAGCACCTCAGCTCATTTAACAAATG gCCAGCAGAGTGTATCCCCggctacagctgctgtgagcaCTCCAAAGGTCCAGGCAGCTTTGTATCCCTGGGAGATCCCTGAAGAGTGTGCTCTAGAGGGACTAGAGTTTTGGCAGACAGGTCGCCATGGCCCCATTTGTAAAGGTCTGCTGAAGAAGAGAGACGGAGCCTCCTCTGCTGTGGTGGTGAAGTCTCTCCGAG ATGGTCCCAACCGGCCTGAAGCTAAGGAGTTTGTGGAGTGGGTCCTGTTCCACGCCAGAGTGTGTAAACATGAGAACGTGGTGCGAATGTTGTACTGTCAGACCAAGCGTCTACCCATGTATCTGGTCTTAGATGCCTACAGCCCAGGAAAcctccttcacttcctctggACACTCAGAAAT AATTCCAATACTGTGGATCCATTGCTGAACTTCTCTGAGACGTCAGTGTTTCTGGTGGCAAAGCAGGTTACAGCTGGCCTG GACTACCTGATGTCCCAGCACAGGCTGGTGCATGGTGATGTTGCTGCCAGGAACATCTTAATTGGCCCAGGCCTCTCAGCCCGGGTGTCTGGCCTGGGTACGGCATTTGGAGGACGCAGATCGGATCCACCAATTAGGGAGAGGGCAGCAGAGGTGCCTCTCAAATGGCAGGCTCCAGAGAGGATCATGATGCAGCTCAGTATCGACAGGAGTGACGT GTGGTCATTTGGAATCTTACTGTATGAACTGATCACCTTAG GCTCTCCTCCGTACCCTGATCTGGAGCCTCTGTCTGTGCTTCCAAAGCTACAGGGGTCTTATCGAATGAAGAGACCAGAGAACTGTGGAGGACCTTT GTACGATCTGATGAAGTATTGTTGGATGTGGAGTTTCAAAGACCGACCTGCGTTCTCGGCCATCATCAAGCTGTTGGAGGCTTCACAGCATCTGGCTTCTACCAAAGACATTTGTGTTCCTGAGGTCATTGATGTATTTGAGTACAACAGAAATGCAGGACTGCTCTCATAG
- the si:ch73-206d17.1 gene encoding tyrosine-protein kinase STYK1 isoform X1, with protein MSAAPHDCSNDTSLPMCYEESAGPLAVIIIPSLLALSTLLGVALILCSLHKNKQRHQSTSAHLTNGQQSVSPATAAVSTPKVQAALYPWEIPEECALEGLEFWQTGRHGPICKGLLKKRDGASSAVVVKSLRDGPNRPEAKEFVEWVLFHARVCKHENVVRMLYCQTKRLPMYLVLDAYSPGNLLHFLWTLRNKNSNTVDPLLNFSETSVFLVAKQVTAGLDYLMSQHRLVHGDVAARNILIGPGLSARVSGLGTAFGGRRSDPPIRERAAEVPLKWQAPERIMMQLSIDRSDVWSFGILLYELITLGSPPYPDLEPLSVLPKLQGSYRMKRPENCGGPLYDLMKYCWMWSFKDRPAFSAIIKLLEASQHLASTKDICVPEVIDVFEYNRNAGLLS; from the exons ATGTCAGCTGCTCCTCATGACTGCAGCAACGACACCTCGCTCCCCATGTGCT ATGAGGAGTCGGCAGGTCCACTCGCTGTAATCATCATCCCTTCTCTGTTGGCTCTGAGCACACTTTTAGGAGTGGCTTTGATTTTATGCAGTCTCCATAAGAACAAACAGAGACATCAGAGCACCTCAGCTCATTTAACAAATG gCCAGCAGAGTGTATCCCCggctacagctgctgtgagcaCTCCAAAGGTCCAGGCAGCTTTGTATCCCTGGGAGATCCCTGAAGAGTGTGCTCTAGAGGGACTAGAGTTTTGGCAGACAGGTCGCCATGGCCCCATTTGTAAAGGTCTGCTGAAGAAGAGAGACGGAGCCTCCTCTGCTGTGGTGGTGAAGTCTCTCCGAG ATGGTCCCAACCGGCCTGAAGCTAAGGAGTTTGTGGAGTGGGTCCTGTTCCACGCCAGAGTGTGTAAACATGAGAACGTGGTGCGAATGTTGTACTGTCAGACCAAGCGTCTACCCATGTATCTGGTCTTAGATGCCTACAGCCCAGGAAAcctccttcacttcctctggACACTCAGAAAT AAGAATTCCAATACTGTGGATCCATTGCTGAACTTCTCTGAGACGTCAGTGTTTCTGGTGGCAAAGCAGGTTACAGCTGGCCTG GACTACCTGATGTCCCAGCACAGGCTGGTGCATGGTGATGTTGCTGCCAGGAACATCTTAATTGGCCCAGGCCTCTCAGCCCGGGTGTCTGGCCTGGGTACGGCATTTGGAGGACGCAGATCGGATCCACCAATTAGGGAGAGGGCAGCAGAGGTGCCTCTCAAATGGCAGGCTCCAGAGAGGATCATGATGCAGCTCAGTATCGACAGGAGTGACGT GTGGTCATTTGGAATCTTACTGTATGAACTGATCACCTTAG GCTCTCCTCCGTACCCTGATCTGGAGCCTCTGTCTGTGCTTCCAAAGCTACAGGGGTCTTATCGAATGAAGAGACCAGAGAACTGTGGAGGACCTTT GTACGATCTGATGAAGTATTGTTGGATGTGGAGTTTCAAAGACCGACCTGCGTTCTCGGCCATCATCAAGCTGTTGGAGGCTTCACAGCATCTGGCTTCTACCAAAGACATTTGTGTTCCTGAGGTCATTGATGTATTTGAGTACAACAGAAATGCAGGACTGCTCTCATAG